A genomic region of Aspergillus oryzae RIB40 DNA, chromosome 1 contains the following coding sequences:
- a CDS encoding uncharacterized protein (predicted protein), which translates to MHFTSLLLLLGAPCVSAKCRCTPTDDCWPSASKWNGLNSTVHGHLIANEPLAKSCYDGLGKNSTHCQRISKIYRDAFFREASPIGFTYPVIDTCAPINDSIAGSPVCDLGSASVYSVNATEPADVAAGIKFSKENNVRLVLKNTGHDVRARSQGYGSLSIWMKHIKPELQFQERYEPSNGSCQLNWTGSAIVVGAGYIWDEVYTFAAKHDHIAVGGSSKTVGAVGGYLQGGGHGPASHDFGLAADQVLEFKVVLASGEVVTASACEHVDLFTALRGGGGGTFGVVVSATLKVYPTRPILKHSLTITAPSTNMSALIDASVAVLSKYPILSDAGFSGNGQLNRVLGTKSAYSHNFVKMLSRNSSSSKSSFQVEDAKRLINEQVVEFLRPLNGTQLSVTSTFEQYDTFQNYFDSGIHESPALNNPSPVMVSRFFDKESLVNNQKNLTAMFHAIFPQSVSKVQAVASLLEFCLVGGGEVLKAKPHTAIHPAWRKTYMFAENFDVPPSDSGMQGVRQIRDYGTSKKLQAMKAAAPGLGTYLNEADPYDPDWKEDFYGDQYNWLKSVKQKYDPDEVFWCYRCVGYEGWEEITGPTLYGPLCQTNNAL; encoded by the exons ATGCATTTTACGAGTCTTTTGCTCCTTCTTGGAGCGCCGTGCGTTTCGGCTAAATGCAGATGT ACCCCAACCGATGACTGCTGGCCGTCAGCTTCCAAGTGGAATGGTCTCAACAGTACCGTTCACGGACATTTAATCGCCAACGAACCTCTCGCCAAATCGTGTTATGATGGCCTTGGCAAGAATTCCACCCACTGCCAGAGGATCAGCAAAATCTACCGGGATGCCTTCTTCCGGGAAGCATCTCCAATTGGATTCACATACCCCGTTATTGACACCTGCGCCCCGATCAATGACTCCATAGCTGGAAGCCCAGTGTGTGATCTAGGTAGCGCATCCGTCTACAGTGTCAACGCAACCGAGCCGGCCGACGTAGCAGCTGGCATCAAATTTTCCAAGGAAAACAATGTCCGACTAGTCCTTAAGAACACCGGTCATGATGTTAGGGCACG ATCCCAGGGATACGGCAGTCTGtcgatctggatgaagcaTATTAAGCCGGAGCTCCAGTTTCAAGAGAGGTATGAGCCGTCCAACGGTTCATGCCAGTTGAACTGGACCGGAAGCGCAATTGTCGTGGGAGCCGGATATATCTGGGACGAAGTATACACCTTCGCGGCCAAACATGACCACATTGCTGTTGGTGGTTCTTCCAAG ACTGTCGGTGCTGTCGGAGGCTACCTTCAAGGAGGTGGTCACGGCCCCGCTAGCCATGACTTCGGACTGGCAGCAGATCAGGTTCTCGAATTCAAGGTTGTGCTCGCGTCGGGTGAAGTTGTCACTGCTAGTGCTTGCGAGCACGTAGACCTCTTCACTGCCCTCcgtggcggtggtggtggcacCTTTGGCGTTGTAGTGTCGGCCACCCTGAAAGTATACCCTACACGTCCCATTCTGAAGCATTCGTTGACTATCACGGCACCGAGCACTAACATGTCCGCTCTAATCGATGCCTCTGTGGCAGTTCTCTCTAAGTACCCCATCCTCTCGGATGCAGGTTTCTCTGGAAACGGACAGCTCAATCGAGTGCTTGGAACGAAATCTGCCTACAGTCACAATTTCGTAAAGATGCTTTCAAGAaattcctcttcatccaaatcGTCTTTCCAGGTTGAAGACGCCAAAAGACTCATAAATGAACAGGTCGTTGAATTCCTTCGACCGCTCAACGGAACCCAACTCTCTGTAACTTCGACATTTGAGCAGTATGATACGTTCCAGAATTACTTCGACAGCGGAATTCACGAGTCACCAGCATTAAACAATCCCAGTCCTGTCATGGTGTCGCGGTTTTTCGATAAGGAGTCCTTGGTcaacaaccaaaagaacCTCACCGCCATGTTCCATGCAATCTTCCCTCAGAGCGTCTCTAAGGTTCAGGCCGTGGCATCCTTGCTGGAGTTCTGTCTCGTCGGTGGTGGAGAAGTCCTGAAGGCGAAGCCGCATACGGCTATCCATCCCGCGTGGCGGAAGACATATATGTTTGCAGAGAACTTCGACGTGCCACCTTCTGACAGCGGGATGCAAGGAGTGCGACAGATCAGGGACTACGGCACATCGAAGAAACTTCAGGCGATGAAGGCAGCTGCTCCTGGCCTGGGCACATATTTGAATGAAGCCGATCCGTATGACCCGGACTGGAAAGAAGACTTCTATGGAGATCAATATAACTGGTTGAAATCGGTCAAGCAAAAATATGATCCCGATGAGGTGTTCTGGTGCTACCGTTGCGTTGGCTATGAGGGTTGGGAGGAGATCACTGGCCCGACACTTTACGGACCTCTGTGCCAGACTAATAATGCTCTGTAG
- a CDS encoding uncharacterized protein (predicted protein), translating into MNMKGYMTKHRPLLKLMAFKLVVGLVLLEKVNTYPKKPPWRERTLTRNQDPFPHPYINKRSQNTLHLNDLHRRNNGSPNNVLYAYSAKPYEISNSRRTLRPQVYQTVESDDDGEILMSGFQKRYQGGRWGLRAWAVYLNPLELLRDVKAAYVMIHSARALQKAHAKEREMARYETRHESGEGA; encoded by the exons ATGAACATGAAGGGATACATGACTAAACACAGGCCACTACTTAAGCTGATGGCATTCAAGCTGGTCGTCGGGTTAGTTCTCCTGGAGAAGGTAAATACCTACCCCAAGAAGCCCCcgtggagagagagaacaCTTACCAGAAACCAAGAtccttttcctcatccttaCATCAACAAACGTTCTCAAAACACACTCCACCTCAATGACCTACATAGACGCAATAATGGGTCTCCCAACAATG TCCTCTACGCCTACAGCGCAAAGCCCTACGAGATCTCAAACTCGCGGCGTACCCTCCGACCCCAAGTATACCAGACCGTCGAGTCCGATGATGACGGGGAGATCTTGATGAGCGGCTTCCAGAAACGCTATCAAGGTGGTCGCTGGGGATTGCGTGCCTGGGCTGTCTATCTAAATCCGTTGGAGCTATTGCGGGATGTCAAGGCGGCTTATGTTATGATTCATAGTGCGCGGGCTTTGCAGAAGGCTCATGCGAAGGAGCGGGAGATGGCGAGGTATGAAACGCGGCATGAGAGTGGTGAGGGGGCTTGA
- a CDS encoding uncharacterized protein (predicted protein), whose product MPRLDAKSPTPRRAGVNLFRISSATTWPSYWTIKEASSTNPATNLLFALLCLTSFDIAEPFAQQYPHLKQSLQLAVSSYGQEFIFSPPTHPNSVAVCLFLAEFRPTLLATSQFVAHKAVSPEVYVNLAYRIAERLNTLPTRDASFFDELMNPQSLEFERCFNDSVQELKILSLDFGLDGFLSKTLPLMRAIFGDMQPHVDAYQHVLRYRECSLTVIFHIQWNMSFYVLLEGLIHAKQCWSSPESLFLVVEEVERKCQEQIKISNSLLLNATGQGRREDLSTARSLLEMKFHWVFAGICGLGLLYTSVLRTRLIEGKNDGDPDIQSNESLQIVDQVAGSVNSPPDAPGQYLSGFLKRFGEVYPQQLVRVLESFLECAEVQIDGIAFNAPLQQVVYGIVFVCKNLVENNFVQVRVFGRLARNHEKQLALFPKCARCIRQMAVEPWKSTKSAFATGCVYAASSKIIYGLHNILERLRTELAKGTKSNEALDFFNIPPDLSSIGLNYDGDFGPMNISGM is encoded by the exons ATGCCGCGTTTGGATGCAAAATCACCCACGCCACGTCGCGCTGGAGTCAACCTCTTTCGGATCTCATCAGCAACGACATGGCCATCTTACTGGACAATTA AGGAAGCCTCTTCTACTAACCCTGCCACGaaccttctttttgcccttctttgCTTAACATCTTTCGACATTGCTGAACCTTTTGCTCAGCAATATCCACATTTAAAACAGAGCCTTCAACTGGCCGTTTCGTCGTACGGACAGGAGTTcatcttttcccctcccacGCATCCAAATTCCGTTGCTGTCTGTCTCTTCCTAGCCGAATTCAGACCCACTCTATTAGCCACCTCACAGTTTGTCGCACACAAGGCAGTCAGCCCTGAGGTGTACGTCAATCTTGCCTATAGAATTGCAGAAAGACTCAATACTCTACCAACACGAGATGCCTCATTTTTTGATGAACTCATGAACCCGCAGAGTCTAGAATTCGAGCGGTGCTTTAACGATTCCgtccaggaactgaagaTCCTTTCTCTCGATTTTGGCCTTGATGGCTTCTTGTCAAAGACCCTACCTCTCATGCGGGCCATATTTGGAGATATGCAGCCTCATGTCGATGCTTATCAACATGTGTTGCGATACCGCGAGTGCTCACTAACAGTGATTTTTCACATTCAATGGAACATGTCATTTTATGTTCTGCTCGAGGGGTTGATTCATGCCAAGCAATGCTGGAGTAGCCCAGAGAGTTTGTTCCTTGTCGTGGAAGAGGTGGAAAGAAAGTGCCAGGAGCAAATCAAGATCTCTAATTCATTACTATTGAATGCGACTGGTCAGGGAAGACGGGAGGATCTATCAACAGCCCGTTCTTTGCTAGAGATGAAATTTCACTGGGTGTTTGCTGGAATATGTGGTCTAGGCCTACTCTATACCTCAGTACTGAGAACAAGGCTTATCGAAGGAAAAAATGACGGGGACCCGGATATCCAATCTAACGAATCCCTCCAAATCGTCGACCAAGTCGCCGGAAGCGTGAATAGCCCTCCCGATGCTCCAGGCCAGTATCTATCGGGATTTCTCAAACGATTTGGAGAAGTCTATCCGCAGCAACTCGTGCGCGTGCTTGAGTCGTTCCTCGAGTGTGCCGAAGTGCAAATTGACGGCATTGCATTCAATGCCCCACTTCAACAGGTAGTCTATGGGATCGTTTTTGTGTGCAAGAACCTGGTCGAAAACAACTTCGTGCAAGTACGGGTTTTCGGACGTCTAGCTCGCAATCACGAGAAGCAGCTGGCGCTGTTTCCTAAGTGTGCGAGATGTATTCGTCAGATGGCAGTCGAGCCGTGGAAATCGACAAAATCTGCTTTTGCGACTGGCTGCGTCTATGCTGCGAGTAGCAAGATTATATATGGGTTACACAATATCCTGGAACGACTGAGGACAGAGCTGGCAAAGGGGACAAAGTCTAATGAAGCATTGGACTTTTTCAATATACCTCCTGATCTTTCTTCGATCG GCTTGAACTATGATGGTGACTTTGGGCCAATGAATATTTCTGGGATGTGA